From the Flavobacteriales bacterium genome, one window contains:
- the gatC gene encoding Asp-tRNA(Asn)/Glu-tRNA(Gln) amidotransferase subunit GatC: protein MKIDQTLIEKLAKLSQLDFSQEAKNKMEQDLNKILAFVDELNTLNTDDIEPLVYINEEVNKLREDKVAEHLPKEKALKNAPDKDSDYFKVPTVLKK, encoded by the coding sequence ATGAAAATTGACCAAACACTAATTGAAAAACTAGCTAAACTCAGTCAGCTAGATTTCAGCCAAGAAGCAAAAAACAAAATGGAACAAGATTTAAATAAAATCTTAGCCTTTGTCGATGAGTTAAATACTCTGAATACCGATGATATCGAACCTTTAGTCTATATCAATGAGGAAGTCAATAAGCTGAGGGAAGATAAAGTCGCTGAACATCTGCCTAAAGAAAAGGCACTTAAAAATGCTCCGGATAAAGACTCGGATTATTTCAAAGTGCCTACGGTATTAAAAAAGTAG
- the trpS gene encoding tryptophan--tRNA ligase: MARVLTGIQSTGVPHLGNILGAIIPAIELSKNPANESLLFIADLHSLTTIRDAELLRHNTYATAATWLAFGFDTSKNIFYRQSDCTEVCELTWYLNCFTPFPMLANAHSFKDKANRLSDVNSGLFTYPVLMAADILLYDAEIVPVGKDQQQHLEMTRDIAGSFNHTYGDTLVLPEAQIDERVMTIPGTDGQKMSKSYNNFIDIFLPEKKLRKQIMGIVTDSTALEEPKDWSSCNVFQLYQLLASDSQIAELKAQYEGGNFGYGHAKQALYELILERFSKERERFDYLMQNTDEIESELLKGAEKAKVIAQSVLERVRQKVGY; the protein is encoded by the coding sequence ATGGCAAGAGTTTTAACTGGCATACAGAGTACAGGAGTTCCTCATTTGGGTAACATTCTTGGTGCAATTATTCCCGCTATAGAATTATCCAAAAATCCTGCTAATGAGAGTTTGCTATTTATTGCGGACTTACACTCTTTAACAACAATAAGAGATGCCGAGCTATTGAGGCACAACACCTATGCTACGGCAGCTACTTGGTTGGCTTTTGGTTTTGATACGTCTAAAAACATTTTTTATCGTCAATCGGATTGTACTGAAGTCTGCGAACTGACATGGTATTTGAATTGTTTTACGCCTTTCCCTATGTTGGCAAATGCTCACTCTTTTAAAGATAAAGCCAATAGATTGTCAGATGTAAATTCTGGTTTGTTTACTTACCCTGTACTAATGGCGGCAGACATTTTATTGTACGATGCAGAAATTGTGCCTGTGGGAAAAGACCAACAACAACATCTAGAAATGACACGAGATATTGCGGGTTCTTTTAACCATACTTATGGCGATACTTTGGTGTTGCCAGAAGCCCAAATTGATGAACGTGTTATGACTATTCCGGGTACTGACGGTCAAAAGATGAGTAAATCGTACAATAATTTTATTGACATCTTTTTGCCAGAAAAGAAATTGCGCAAACAAATTATGGGAATTGTTACTGATAGCACAGCCCTTGAAGAGCCTAAAGATTGGTCTTCCTGTAATGTGTTTCAGTTGTATCAGCTATTGGCTTCTGATTCTCAAATTGCTGAACTAAAAGCCCAATACGAAGGTGGTAATTTCGGTTATGGACACGCCAAACAAGCCTTGTACGAGCTTATTTTGGAACGCTTTTCAAAAGAGAGAGAACGCTTTGATTATTTGATGCAAAATACCGACGAGATAGAGTCGGAGTTGTTAAAGGGGGCAGAAAAAGCCAAAGTTATTGCCCAGTCGGTACTTGAGAGAGTCAGACAAAAGGTAGGCTATTAA
- the hflX gene encoding GTPase HflX produces the protein MSQKLTHDFVEERAVLVGLITNDQNESQAKEYLEELDFLAHTAGAIAVKHFTQKLAVANPKTFVGKGKLIEIKRFIKDEDVQLVIFDDELGPSQLRNIEKELECKILDRSNLILDIFASRARTAHSRTQVELAQYEYLLPRLTRMWTHLERQKGGIGMRGPGETQIETDRRIIQDKIALLKKKLIKIDKQKAIQRGNRGALVRVALVGYTNVGKSTIMNSLSKSEVFAENKLFATLDTTVRKVVIGNLPFLLSDTVGFIRKLPHQLVESFKSTLDEVREADILLHVVDISHPNFEEQIDIVHKTLDEINAFDKPTVMVFNKVDAFTYEKKDEDDLTPATKANISLEEWKRTWMAKSGESIFISALQKDNFDSFRDKLYEIAKEIHAKRFPYNSFLY, from the coding sequence ATGAGTCAAAAGCTTACTCACGATTTTGTTGAGGAAAGAGCCGTTTTGGTGGGTTTGATAACCAATGACCAAAACGAAAGTCAAGCCAAAGAGTATTTGGAAGAATTGGACTTTTTAGCTCATACTGCAGGTGCAATTGCTGTTAAACATTTTACTCAAAAATTAGCTGTTGCTAACCCCAAAACATTTGTTGGAAAAGGTAAACTCATTGAGATAAAACGCTTTATCAAAGATGAAGATGTCCAACTGGTCATTTTTGACGATGAACTTGGGCCTTCTCAGCTTAGAAATATTGAAAAGGAATTAGAATGCAAAATACTAGATAGGAGTAATCTTATTCTTGATATTTTTGCGTCAAGAGCACGAACTGCTCACTCTAGGACACAAGTAGAATTAGCTCAGTACGAATACCTTTTGCCCCGACTAACCCGTATGTGGACTCACTTAGAGCGTCAAAAAGGGGGTATCGGTATGCGTGGACCGGGTGAAACACAGATTGAAACCGATAGACGTATCATTCAAGATAAAATAGCCCTCCTCAAAAAGAAGTTAATTAAGATTGACAAACAAAAAGCCATTCAAAGGGGTAATAGAGGAGCTTTAGTTAGGGTGGCTTTAGTCGGTTATACCAATGTAGGCAAATCAACCATAATGAATAGCTTGTCCAAATCGGAGGTCTTTGCTGAAAACAAATTGTTTGCCACTTTAGATACTACCGTAAGAAAGGTGGTTATTGGCAATTTACCTTTTTTATTATCTGATACCGTAGGCTTTATTCGCAAATTGCCCCATCAATTGGTCGAAAGCTTTAAATCGACTTTAGACGAAGTTAGAGAAGCCGATATTTTATTGCATGTAGTTGATATCTCACACCCTAATTTTGAAGAACAAATAGACATAGTCCATAAAACCTTAGACGAAATTAATGCATTTGATAAGCCAACTGTTATGGTCTTCAATAAAGTGGACGCATTCACTTATGAAAAGAAAGACGAAGACGATTTGACACCTGCTACAAAAGCTAATATTTCGTTGGAGGAGTGGAAACGCACTTGGATGGCAAAGAGTGGAGAAAGTATTTTTATATCGGCTTTGCAGAAAGATAACTTTGATTCCTTCAGGGATAAATTATACGAAATAGCTAAAGAAATTCACGCCAAACGATTTCCTTACAACAGTTTTTTGTATTAA
- a CDS encoding 1-acyl-sn-glycerol-3-phosphate acyltransferase yields the protein MKIIKGILSLLWRLWFALCFAIPFLILLPITIFMTLSPKFYPVLYFFLHRISKFMMYASGIFPKVNKEYKLDPKKQYLFCSNHTSTIDIPMMFFLSKKPIAFIGKDSISKYPIFGYYYKRFNVLVNRASLRNSYAAFEQAGQKIKDGQNMVIFPEGGIVKESLRLGKFKNGPFRLAVEQNVSIIPITFADNKHIFPVQYMKGKPQRARITIHQPIDNCSTYSIEDLKNKVFNTIEKELIRYEN from the coding sequence ATGAAGATAATAAAAGGGATACTCAGCTTATTGTGGCGATTATGGTTTGCACTATGCTTTGCCATACCCTTTCTTATCCTATTGCCGATTACTATTTTCATGACGCTAAGTCCTAAGTTTTACCCTGTCCTTTATTTCTTTTTACACCGTATCAGTAAATTCATGATGTATGCCAGTGGTATATTTCCAAAAGTCAACAAAGAATATAAGCTAGACCCTAAAAAACAATATCTGTTTTGTAGCAATCACACCTCAACGATTGATATTCCAATGATGTTTTTTTTGAGTAAAAAGCCCATCGCATTCATTGGTAAAGACTCTATCAGCAAATACCCCATCTTTGGCTACTATTACAAACGCTTTAATGTTTTGGTCAATCGAGCAAGTTTGAGAAATTCGTATGCTGCTTTTGAACAAGCTGGACAAAAGATAAAAGACGGACAGAATATGGTTATTTTTCCTGAGGGCGGCATTGTAAAAGAAAGTTTACGCTTAGGAAAATTCAAAAATGGCCCTTTTAGGTTGGCAGTAGAACAGAATGTTAGCATAATTCCTATTACCTTTGCCGACAACAAGCATATTTTTCCCGTTCAGTACATGAAAGGAAAACCGCAAAGGGCTAGAATAACCATTCATCAACCCATTGACAATTGCTCGACTTACAGCATAGAAGACCTAAAAAATAAAGTATTTAACACCATTGAAAAGGAATTGATTCGATATGAAAATTGA
- a CDS encoding tail fiber domain-containing protein, giving the protein MKKLFCILLYLSFSFHSYSQLVSEQLTRLYNVPSLVDLNAITNPLAGQLAYVVSENTTYQYNGIEWGNFCIPGTPSTIELVDLDGDTKVMVEDGFDMDEIRMYAKGNNVLNIDTNARLKINNPNNSILIGSNPNIMGERNVVVGSLAFQNNHEMEGGGFGSDCVALGYSALNDNKGSSNVAIGYRAMSYLKSTSNNCNANVAIGALSLLKISDGDSNIAVGFRALEDNRSGIGNVGVGVRSLLTNKYGDYNVAFGYESAVYVGDDINYNTAIGGRALAQITGNNNTAVGYNAQVANNSNSNQVRIGNTDISHAAVQIAWSTSSDLLWKEKVRDLPYGMNVISKLRPVDYVRKNSSDNSREVGLIAQELAQVLEDVGFDDQGFLTQTDQGYYEVRYNDFIPIAIKGIQQQQENIDKQQEEINQLSAALKILNEKIKLLEQ; this is encoded by the coding sequence ATGAAAAAATTATTTTGTATCCTCTTATATCTTTCTTTTAGTTTTCACTCCTATTCTCAATTAGTTTCAGAGCAGCTCACACGTTTGTATAATGTGCCTTCTCTTGTTGATTTGAATGCTATAACTAATCCATTAGCGGGGCAATTGGCTTATGTTGTTTCTGAGAATACAACTTATCAGTATAACGGAATTGAGTGGGGAAATTTCTGTATTCCTGGAACTCCATCAACCATTGAATTAGTTGATTTGGATGGAGATACTAAAGTAATGGTAGAAGACGGCTTTGATATGGATGAAATAAGAATGTATGCAAAAGGAAATAATGTTTTAAATATTGACACTAACGCTAGATTAAAAATAAACAACCCAAATAATTCGATTTTAATAGGGTCAAACCCAAATATTATGGGAGAAAGAAATGTAGTAGTAGGTTCGCTAGCATTTCAAAACAATCATGAAATGGAAGGTGGAGGTTTTGGAAGTGATTGTGTAGCATTAGGTTATAGTGCATTGAATGATAATAAAGGAAGTTCTAATGTTGCTATTGGTTATAGAGCAATGTCTTATCTTAAAAGCACTTCTAATAATTGTAATGCCAATGTTGCTATTGGCGCTTTATCGTTATTAAAAATTTCTGATGGCGACTCTAATATAGCGGTAGGGTTTCGAGCATTAGAGGATAATCGATCGGGAATTGGTAATGTTGGAGTTGGAGTAAGAAGTTTATTAACAAATAAATATGGGGATTATAATGTTGCTTTTGGATACGAGTCTGCAGTTTATGTAGGAGATGATATAAATTATAATACGGCTATAGGAGGTAGGGCATTAGCTCAAATAACGGGCAATAATAATACTGCTGTTGGGTATAACGCTCAAGTTGCAAATAATTCTAACAGCAATCAAGTTAGAATAGGAAATACCGATATTTCACACGCAGCAGTTCAGATTGCTTGGTCTACATCGTCTGATTTGTTATGGAAAGAAAAAGTCAGAGACTTACCTTATGGAATGAACGTCATTTCTAAATTGCGCCCAGTAGATTATGTGCGAAAAAATTCTTCTGATAATAGCCGTGAAGTAGGTTTAATTGCCCAAGAATTGGCTCAAGTGTTAGAAGATGTGGGTTTTGACGATCAAGGCTTTTTGACACAAACGGACCAAGGGTATTATGAAGTGCGTTATAACGATTTTATCCCTATTGCTATTAAAGGAATACAACAACAGCAAGAAAATATTGATAAGCAACAAGAAGAAATAAACCAACTATCTGCAGCTTTAAAAATTTTGAATGAAAAAATTAAACTCTTAGAACAGTAA
- a CDS encoding BrxA/BrxB family bacilliredoxin encodes MYPEEICTPMRLDLTEAGFEEMRNAQEVEAVLSEKSGSVLVMINSVCGCAAGNARPAVKMAAKHSKVPNKLTTVFAGQDKEAVAKVRDYCLPYPPSSPSIALFKDGELVHFIERHHIEGRPAEMIAENLMQAFDENC; translated from the coding sequence ATGTATCCAGAAGAAATTTGTACTCCTATGCGCTTAGATTTGACCGAAGCAGGTTTTGAAGAAATGCGCAACGCTCAAGAAGTAGAGGCTGTTCTCTCCGAAAAGAGCGGCTCTGTCTTAGTTATGATAAATTCGGTATGCGGTTGCGCTGCTGGTAATGCTCGTCCGGCTGTTAAGATGGCGGCAAAACACAGCAAAGTGCCTAATAAATTAACGACTGTCTTTGCAGGACAAGACAAAGAGGCGGTAGCTAAAGTTAGAGATTACTGTTTGCCTTATCCTCCATCTTCGCCATCAATAGCTTTATTCAAAGATGGTGAGTTGGTTCACTTTATAGAAAGACATCATATAGAAGGTCGTCCAGCAGAAATGATAGCTGAAAACCTCATGCAGGCTTTTGACGAAAACTGTTAA
- a CDS encoding nucleoside deaminase: MLQDHSDDYFMKKALAEAQKAKELDEVPVGAVVVCDNQIIARAHNFTERLNDVTAHAEMQAFTAAADYLGGKYLNECTLYVTLEPCVMCAGASYWTQLKKIVFGASDEKRGFRAMAGQVLHPKTELVGGVMEQECSEIIRDFFVSKRQLK; this comes from the coding sequence ATGTTACAAGACCATTCTGACGACTATTTTATGAAAAAGGCTTTGGCAGAAGCTCAAAAAGCCAAAGAATTAGATGAAGTACCAGTAGGTGCGGTAGTTGTTTGTGATAATCAAATTATTGCACGAGCTCATAATTTTACCGAGCGTCTCAATGATGTTACGGCTCATGCCGAGATGCAAGCGTTTACTGCTGCTGCCGATTATTTAGGGGGCAAGTATTTGAATGAATGCACTCTTTATGTGACTTTAGAGCCATGCGTAATGTGTGCTGGAGCGTCTTATTGGACTCAGCTCAAAAAGATAGTTTTTGGGGCAAGTGATGAAAAACGAGGGTTTAGAGCGATGGCGGGACAGGTATTACACCCCAAGACAGAGCTAGTAGGTGGTGTAATGGAACAAGAGTGTAGCGAAATAATTCGTGATTTCTTTGTTAGTAAACGCCAACTGAAGTAA
- a CDS encoding amidohydrolase family protein gives MKYLLIVFTSLGLALSALAQHTFPVNGVVNSYESTHAFINATLVVSPQQSIQNGTLIIKGDEILRADADTTIPQGAIVHDMKGKYIYPSFIDLNANYGIEEPKKVKWKPSPQYESNTKSGAGWNEAIHPEFNANSLFAYDENEADSYRSAGFGVVLSHQNNGIARGSGLLTTLADGSENKSILKGKASAHYSLSKGTSRQKYPSSLMGTLALLHQSYLDAEWYAQGQDKEYNRSLEAWNELQDYPQFFEVRDKLDIFRIHKIADEFETDYYVVGNGDEYQRINELVNTNFSMVIPLNFPDAYDVSNPQAADMVSLKKMKHWELAPTNPAVLFDNGIFVAFTSSKLKKKSQFLDKVKTAIEHGLSESDALAALTTNPAEMIEMSHKIGTLEKGKLANFIVSSAPIFEDAELISNWIQGKEYPINTPKSIDFRGNYLSFEKDTLKISGSLEKHSGKLLIDTLDFKVKLTQEGPHLNLQYETDEGVYRINVLKEKQTLVGTGVSPKGQTFDWSAQLIEAFEELDEVEEDTPHVPHYGETWFPNMAYGWQEQPTQDNIIFRNATVWTNEDVGTIDQADVAISQGKIVKVGVGIVAEEIFKKESFQEIDAKGMHLTSGIIDEHSHIAISRGVNEGSQASSAEVSIANVINSDDINIYRQLSGGVTTAQLLHGSANPIGGQSGIIKFRWGSSPDQMKFEGADGFIKFALGENVKQSNWGDYERIRFPQTRMGVEQVFYDHFMRARAYEKEWQNYNALSLSEKRRTQAPREDLEMNTLVEILNSERFITCHSYVQSEINMLMHVADSMGFTLNTFTHILEGYKVADKMKEHGAGASTFSDWWAYKFEVNDAIPHNASILADMGIVTAINSDDAEMARRLNQEAAKAVKYGGVSQEEAWKMVTLNPAKLLHLDHRVGSIKSGKDADIVLWTDNPLSVYAKVQQTYVDGRCYFDAEKDLELRQRNTQERARLIQKMLSDKKAGKPTQVVKAEQRIHYHCDTLEDGKHDNHQH, from the coding sequence ATGAAGTATCTTTTAATCGTTTTTACTAGCTTAGGTCTTGCTCTTTCGGCTCTAGCACAACATACGTTTCCTGTAAATGGAGTCGTTAATAGTTACGAATCTACTCATGCTTTTATCAATGCAACTTTAGTTGTTTCTCCCCAACAAAGTATCCAAAATGGAACCCTCATCATAAAAGGTGATGAGATCCTTAGAGCCGATGCTGATACCACAATTCCGCAAGGGGCTATCGTTCACGATATGAAGGGCAAATACATTTACCCATCTTTCATAGATTTGAATGCTAACTACGGTATAGAAGAACCTAAAAAAGTCAAGTGGAAACCCTCACCACAATATGAGAGCAACACTAAAAGTGGTGCTGGTTGGAATGAAGCCATACACCCTGAATTCAATGCCAATAGCCTTTTTGCTTACGATGAAAATGAAGCCGACAGCTACCGTTCAGCAGGTTTTGGCGTGGTACTAAGCCATCAAAATAATGGTATCGCCAGAGGTAGTGGTTTATTAACCACACTAGCAGATGGCTCTGAAAACAAAAGCATCTTGAAAGGTAAAGCGAGTGCTCACTATTCTTTGAGCAAGGGAACATCAAGACAAAAATACCCGAGCTCATTAATGGGAACATTAGCTCTACTTCACCAAAGCTATCTTGACGCCGAATGGTATGCTCAAGGGCAAGACAAAGAATACAACCGTTCTCTAGAAGCTTGGAACGAACTACAAGACTATCCGCAATTTTTTGAAGTTAGGGATAAACTAGATATTTTTAGAATTCATAAGATAGCCGATGAATTTGAGACAGACTATTATGTGGTAGGTAATGGCGATGAATATCAGCGTATAAATGAGCTAGTCAATACTAACTTTTCTATGGTTATTCCATTAAATTTTCCAGATGCTTATGACGTTAGCAATCCACAAGCTGCAGATATGGTATCTCTCAAAAAAATGAAACATTGGGAATTAGCCCCAACCAATCCAGCAGTACTTTTTGACAACGGTATCTTTGTAGCTTTTACTAGCTCAAAGCTGAAAAAGAAAAGTCAGTTTTTGGATAAAGTAAAGACCGCTATTGAGCACGGTTTGAGTGAAAGTGACGCTTTGGCAGCACTGACAACCAACCCTGCTGAAATGATAGAAATGAGCCATAAAATAGGCACACTAGAAAAAGGAAAGTTAGCTAACTTCATCGTTAGTTCTGCGCCCATCTTTGAAGACGCTGAGCTAATTAGTAATTGGATACAAGGAAAAGAATACCCTATCAATACACCAAAAAGTATTGATTTTAGAGGAAACTACCTCAGCTTTGAAAAAGACACCCTTAAAATTAGTGGCTCGTTAGAAAAGCATAGTGGCAAACTCCTCATAGACACTTTAGATTTTAAAGTGAAATTAACCCAAGAAGGCCCTCACCTCAACTTACAATACGAAACGGACGAGGGAGTATATCGAATTAACGTCTTGAAAGAAAAACAAACACTTGTTGGAACGGGCGTAAGTCCTAAAGGTCAAACCTTCGATTGGTCGGCGCAACTTATTGAAGCCTTTGAAGAACTAGACGAAGTTGAAGAAGATACCCCACATGTTCCCCACTACGGCGAAACATGGTTTCCAAATATGGCGTACGGTTGGCAAGAACAACCCACACAAGACAACATTATTTTTAGAAATGCTACGGTTTGGACCAACGAAGATGTAGGCACAATCGACCAAGCTGATGTAGCCATTTCACAAGGTAAAATTGTCAAAGTAGGAGTCGGAATAGTTGCTGAAGAAATATTTAAAAAAGAGAGTTTCCAAGAAATAGATGCTAAGGGTATGCACCTCACATCAGGTATCATAGACGAACATTCTCATATAGCTATTAGTCGTGGTGTTAACGAAGGTTCTCAAGCGAGTAGTGCCGAAGTGAGCATCGCTAATGTGATAAACTCAGACGACATTAATATATACCGTCAACTTTCTGGTGGCGTAACTACAGCTCAATTACTTCACGGCTCTGCTAATCCCATCGGCGGACAGTCTGGTATTATCAAATTCCGTTGGGGTAGTAGCCCTGACCAAATGAAGTTTGAAGGTGCTGATGGTTTTATCAAATTTGCCTTAGGCGAAAACGTTAAGCAATCCAATTGGGGCGATTATGAGCGTATTAGATTCCCGCAAACACGAATGGGAGTAGAACAAGTGTTTTACGACCACTTTATGCGAGCAAGGGCATACGAAAAAGAGTGGCAAAACTATAACGCCTTGTCCTTATCAGAAAAAAGAAGAACCCAAGCCCCAAGAGAAGATTTAGAGATGAATACCTTAGTAGAAATCCTAAATAGCGAACGCTTTATCACTTGCCACTCTTACGTACAATCGGAGATTAATATGCTAATGCATGTAGCCGATTCTATGGGCTTTACCTTGAATACTTTTACTCACATTTTGGAAGGCTATAAGGTGGCTGACAAGATGAAAGAACACGGAGCTGGGGCATCTACCTTTTCAGATTGGTGGGCTTATAAGTTTGAGGTCAATGACGCTATCCCTCACAATGCCTCTATACTTGCCGATATGGGTATCGTTACTGCCATAAACTCAGATGATGCTGAAATGGCAAGACGACTCAATCAAGAAGCTGCCAAAGCCGTTAAATACGGAGGCGTTAGCCAAGAAGAAGCATGGAAAATGGTCACCCTCAACCCTGCTAAATTATTGCACCTAGACCATAGAGTAGGTAGTATCAAATCAGGCAAAGATGCCGATATCGTACTTTGGACTGACAATCCCTTATCGGTTTATGCCAAAGTACAACAAACCTATGTCGATGGGCGTTGTTACTTTGATGCTGAAAAAGACTTAGAGCTAAGACAACGTAACACCCAAGAACGTGCTCGACTTATACAGAAAATGCTGAGTGACAAAAAAGCAGGAAAACCTACCCAAGTAGTAAAAGCAGAACAACGCATTCACTACCATTGCGACACTCTTGAAGACGGTAAACATGACAATCATCAACACTAA
- a CDS encoding amidohydrolase family protein — translation MKHFLLTLLFAPLMGFGQNTLFLGGKAHLGNGEFIDVSAISVNNGKFEMVANAKTIRINPQAFDTIIHIYDHHVYPAFIATNTTLGITEISAVRATNDYRETGTFKPHVRSLIAYNAESVIIPTIRSNGVLLAQIAPQGGRITGSSSVMKLDGWNWEDAVLKADDGIHLNWPPYFVQTGWWAEPGDIKKTEEYDMQCQEMEDYFVKSKSFYESKSTVNDLPMMAMQGLFSGEKRLYIHANLQREMTDAILFAKKMGVKHMAIVGAREAHKMAAFLKANDIPVILDRIHRLPATESTGVDVPYKQASILHKAGVKFAFCYQGDMEAMGQRNLPFSAGTAVAHGLPYEEAVKALTLNTAEILGIDEHTGQIKSGMDATFFISKGDALDMMGNDVKHAFIKGQAIDLDNKQKVLNKKYRKKYGLEVK, via the coding sequence ATGAAACATTTTCTTTTAACACTACTTTTTGCTCCACTAATGGGTTTTGGGCAAAACACTTTATTCCTAGGTGGCAAAGCTCATCTTGGCAATGGAGAATTCATCGATGTATCGGCTATATCAGTCAATAATGGTAAATTCGAAATGGTGGCTAATGCTAAAACTATACGCATTAACCCTCAAGCATTTGATACCATCATACACATATATGACCACCACGTCTATCCTGCTTTTATAGCCACCAATACGACTTTGGGTATCACTGAAATTAGTGCCGTTAGAGCGACTAATGATTACCGAGAAACAGGAACATTCAAGCCACATGTGCGCTCGTTGATAGCCTACAATGCCGAGAGTGTTATTATCCCTACCATTAGAAGTAATGGGGTTTTATTAGCTCAGATAGCACCACAAGGTGGTCGCATTACAGGAAGTTCCTCAGTGATGAAATTAGACGGTTGGAACTGGGAAGATGCTGTATTAAAAGCCGACGATGGCATACACCTCAATTGGCCTCCTTACTTCGTGCAAACAGGCTGGTGGGCTGAACCTGGCGACATCAAAAAGACGGAAGAATACGATATGCAATGTCAAGAAATGGAGGATTACTTTGTAAAAAGTAAAAGTTTTTATGAAAGCAAAAGCACCGTTAATGATTTACCTATGATGGCTATGCAAGGACTTTTTAGTGGAGAAAAAAGGCTTTATATACATGCCAATTTGCAAAGAGAAATGACAGATGCCATTTTATTTGCCAAAAAAATGGGAGTCAAACATATGGCAATTGTTGGAGCTCGAGAAGCTCATAAAATGGCTGCTTTCCTAAAAGCAAATGACATCCCAGTTATATTAGATCGTATCCATCGACTACCTGCCACTGAGAGTACTGGTGTTGATGTGCCTTACAAACAGGCCTCCATTTTACATAAGGCTGGTGTTAAGTTTGCCTTTTGCTATCAAGGAGATATGGAAGCTATGGGACAACGTAACCTACCGTTTTCTGCTGGTACTGCCGTAGCACACGGCTTGCCCTACGAAGAAGCCGTTAAAGCATTGACACTAAATACTGCCGAAATTTTGGGAATTGACGAGCATACTGGTCAGATAAAAAGTGGTATGGACGCTACCTTCTTTATTTCTAAAGGCGATGCTTTGGACATGATGGGCAATGATGTGAAACACGCTTTCATTAAAGGTCAAGCTATTGACTTAGACAACAAGCAAAAAGTCCTCAACAAAAAATACAGAAAGAAGTACGGATTAGAAGTTAAATAA